In Pelmatolapia mariae isolate MD_Pm_ZW linkage group LG8, Pm_UMD_F_2, whole genome shotgun sequence, one genomic interval encodes:
- the gprc5c gene encoding G-protein coupled receptor family C group 5 member C isoform X1, which translates to MASIMTPQGCGPDVDSIYYNLCSTEAAWGIVLEALAAAGIVFSFVLFISLLASLPFHKDYNRKSSVALHAFFLICTAGLFCLTFAFIVGKNFSTCASRRFLFGVLFSGCFASQLMQCVRLNILARRNSGPRVWVLCLGALGLWLVEVIINTEWLIITIVPSNTTAQTSNAIAVPCDIANEDFVMALIYVMVLILAVVVASLTIMMGKHAQWKKEGACILVTSLFSVGIWVVWIVMYVYGNGKTGGPTWDDPTLAIALVANAWVFIIMYTIPDVCCLNSDDESQQDYTEDLYQNQGVGYETILKGQSSQNVYVENKAFSMDESNQDSKPVSPYSGYTGQMRNSVYQPTELALISKGVGNQQQLQLPDPSFDIFIPRASIGSAANSGSSTPST; encoded by the exons ATGGCCAGCATCATGACCCCTCAGGGCTGCGGCCCAGACGTGGATTCCATTTATTACAATCTGTGTAGCACTGAAGCTGCATGGGGCATCGTGCTGGAGGCCTTAGCGGCAGCTGGTATCGTCTTCTCCTTCGTGCTCTTCATCTCGCTGCTGGCCAGCCTGCCCTTCCATAAAGACTACAACCGCAAGAGCTCGGTGGCTCTTCACGCCTTCTTCCTGATCTGCACTGCTGGTCTCTTCTGCCTAACCTTTGCCTTCATCGTGGGAAAGAACTTCTCCACATGTGCTTCACGGAGGTTCCTCTTTGGGGTGCTGTTCAGCGGCTGCTTCGCCTCCCAGCTGATGCAGTGTGTGAGGCTGAACATCCTGGCCAGACGAAACAGCGGACCTCGAGTTTGGGTCTTGTGTCTTGGGGCGTTGGGGCTGTGGCTGGTGGAGGTGATCATCAACACAGAATGGCTGATAATTACAATTGTGCCTTCCAACACCACAGCTCAAACTAGCAATGCTATAGCCGTGCCTTGTGACATTGCTAACGAGGACTTTGTCATGGCGCTCATCTACGTGATGGTGCTGATCCTGGCTGTGGTGGTGGCGAGTCTGACCATCATGATGGGCAAACACGCACAGTGGAAGAAGGAAGGCGCTTGCATCCTTGTGACAAGCCTCTTTTCAGTGGGTATTTGGGTGGTGTGGATCGTCATGTACGTGTATGGGAATGGGAAAACCGGGGGTCCAACGTGGGATGACCCAACCTTAGCCATCGCTTTGGTAGCAAACGCCTGGGTCTTCATTATCATGTACACCATTCCTGACGTCTGCTGTCTGAACAGTGACGATGAGAGTCAACAAGACTACACAGAAGATCTTTACCAAAACCAAGGAGTCGGATACGAGACGATCCTGAAGGGACAATCCTCCCAGAATGTGTATGTGGAAAATAAGGCTTTCTCCATGGACGAGTCTAACCAAG ATTCCAAGCCCGTGTCTCCATACAGCGGCTACACCGGTCAGATGCGTAACTCGGTGTACCAGCCCACTGAGCTGGCTCTCATCAGCAAAGGAGTTGGAAAT cagcagcagctacagCTACCAGACCCGTCCTTTGACATCTTCATTCCCAGAGCTTCCATCGGCTCTGCGGCCAACAGCGGGAGCAGCACACCGTCAACATAA
- the gpr142 gene encoding probable G-protein coupled receptor 142: MIDWPNVTASGNQELGLKPEELQKSKCVLGFIPVIYYSILLSIGVPVNILTAVALCRLASRTKKALYYYLLAVTASDILSQLFIIFVGFLLETAVFHRDVPALLLHSVSVAEFAANHASIWSTVPLTVDRYVALCHPLLHRQISYPARARKIIGVVLAASIASGVPFFWWSDMWRNSHPPTALDAVLIWTHVTIIYFLPCSIFLVLNSLIIHTLRVRQREQRCQEEQGTKSVPLQRLGKTTAMLLAITSVFSILWAPRTIVVIYHLYVSTVHRDWRIHLAYDLSNMLAMLNTAVNFFLYCFVSKPFRSAVRDVILLRGSPLYSRRALPQQQVPTNASISSLYSGNSKRFQRDFTPLSPHGARKPS, encoded by the exons ATGATCGACTGGCCCAATGTGACGGCGTCCGGCAACCAGGAGCTGGGCCTGAAACCCGAGGAGCTGCAGAAGTCCAAATGTGTCCTGGGTTTCATTCCCGTCATATACTACAGCATTCTGCTCTCCATTGGAGTACCAG TAAACATCCTCACAGCAGTGGCCTTGTGCAGACTGGCGTCCCGCACTAAGAAGGCTCTGTACTACTACCTCTTGGCAGTGACAGCCTCAGATATTCTCTCCCAGCTCTTCATCATCTTCGTCGGCTTCCTGCTGGAGACGGCAGTTTTTCACCGGGATGTCCCCGCTCTCCTGCTGCACTCTGTCAGCGTCGCCGAGTTTGCAGCCAACCACGCTTCCATATGGTCCACCGTACCGCTCACTGTGGACCGCTACGTGGCGCTGTGCCACCCCCTCCTCCACCGGCAGATCAGCTACCCGGCACGAGCCAGGAAGATTATCGGTGTGGTCCTGGCAGCATCGATCGCATCGGGCGTGCCTTTCTTCTGGTGGTCAGACATGTGGAGGAACAGTCATCCGCCCACAGCGCTGGACGCCGTCCTCATATGGACACATGTGACTATCATCTACTTCCTGCCGTGCAGCATCTTCTTAGTGCTGAACTCTCTGATAATCCACACACTGAGGGTGAGGCAGAGAGAGCAGCGCTGTCAGGAGGAGCAGGGGACCAAGTCGGTCCCACTGCAAAGACTCGGGAAAACCACGGCCATGCTGCTGGCCATCACCTCAGTGTTCTCAATCCTGTGGGCTCCCAGAACCATCGTGGTCATCTACCACCTGTATGTGTCCACTGTTCATCGAGACTGGCGCATCCACCTGGCCTATGACCTCTCCAACATGCTGGCCATGCTCAACACCGCAGTCAACTTCTTCCTCTACTGCTTCGTCAGTAAGCCTTTCCGCAGCGCCGTGCGGGATGTCATACTGCTCAGGGGGTCGCCGCTCTACTCTCGCCGCGCTCTGCCCCAGCAGCAGGTCCCCACCAACGCCTCCATTTCCTCTCTGTACAGTGGGAACAGCAAGCGGTTTCAGCGGGACTTCACCCCCTTGTCACCTCATGGGGCCAGAAAGCCCTCATGA
- the gprc5c gene encoding G-protein coupled receptor family C group 5 member C isoform X2 — protein sequence MASIMTPQGCGPDVDSIYYNLCSTEAAWGIVLEALAAAGIVFSFVLFISLLASLPFHKDYNRKSSVALHAFFLICTAGLFCLTFAFIVGKNFSTCASRRFLFGVLFSGCFASQLMQCVRLNILARRNSGPRVWVLCLGALGLWLVEVIINTEWLIITIVPSNTTAQTSNAIAVPCDIANEDFVMALIYVMVLILAVVVASLTIMMGKHAQWKKEGACILVTSLFSVGIWVVWIVMYVYGNGKTGGPTWDDPTLAIALVANAWVFIIMYTIPDVCCLNSDDESQQDYTEDLYQNQGVGYETILKGQSSQNVYVENKAFSMDESNQDSKPVSPYSGYTGQMRNSVYQPTELALISKGVGNGHGLQRTSQW from the exons ATGGCCAGCATCATGACCCCTCAGGGCTGCGGCCCAGACGTGGATTCCATTTATTACAATCTGTGTAGCACTGAAGCTGCATGGGGCATCGTGCTGGAGGCCTTAGCGGCAGCTGGTATCGTCTTCTCCTTCGTGCTCTTCATCTCGCTGCTGGCCAGCCTGCCCTTCCATAAAGACTACAACCGCAAGAGCTCGGTGGCTCTTCACGCCTTCTTCCTGATCTGCACTGCTGGTCTCTTCTGCCTAACCTTTGCCTTCATCGTGGGAAAGAACTTCTCCACATGTGCTTCACGGAGGTTCCTCTTTGGGGTGCTGTTCAGCGGCTGCTTCGCCTCCCAGCTGATGCAGTGTGTGAGGCTGAACATCCTGGCCAGACGAAACAGCGGACCTCGAGTTTGGGTCTTGTGTCTTGGGGCGTTGGGGCTGTGGCTGGTGGAGGTGATCATCAACACAGAATGGCTGATAATTACAATTGTGCCTTCCAACACCACAGCTCAAACTAGCAATGCTATAGCCGTGCCTTGTGACATTGCTAACGAGGACTTTGTCATGGCGCTCATCTACGTGATGGTGCTGATCCTGGCTGTGGTGGTGGCGAGTCTGACCATCATGATGGGCAAACACGCACAGTGGAAGAAGGAAGGCGCTTGCATCCTTGTGACAAGCCTCTTTTCAGTGGGTATTTGGGTGGTGTGGATCGTCATGTACGTGTATGGGAATGGGAAAACCGGGGGTCCAACGTGGGATGACCCAACCTTAGCCATCGCTTTGGTAGCAAACGCCTGGGTCTTCATTATCATGTACACCATTCCTGACGTCTGCTGTCTGAACAGTGACGATGAGAGTCAACAAGACTACACAGAAGATCTTTACCAAAACCAAGGAGTCGGATACGAGACGATCCTGAAGGGACAATCCTCCCAGAATGTGTATGTGGAAAATAAGGCTTTCTCCATGGACGAGTCTAACCAAG ATTCCAAGCCCGTGTCTCCATACAGCGGCTACACCGGTCAGATGCGTAACTCGGTGTACCAGCCCACTGAGCTGGCTCTCATCAGCAAAGGAGTTGGAAAT GGGCATGGTCTGCAGAGGACATCCCAGTGGTGA